Genomic window (Candidatus Methylomirabilis tolerans):
CTGGAGGCCGTCGGGCTGGGTGGCTGGGAATCGCACACACCTGCCGAGCTCTCCGGGGGGCAGCAGCAGCGGGTGGCTATTGCCCGAGCCATCGTAACCGATCCGGCAGTCTTGTTCGCCGACGAACCCACAGGCAACCTGGATTCCGCCATGAGCCAGGAGATCATGACGCTGCTCAGCACGCTCAATAAAGAGCGCGGCATCACCATCATCCTGGTGACCCATGAAGCGGACATGGCTGCCTTCGCAGGGCGAGTCATTCACTTCCGGGATGGCCGGATCGAATCGGACGGCCCAAAAGAGGGAGCGGTCTGATGTTCTGGAGTATTGTTCTCTTGGCGCTCAGGGCGATCCGCCGCAACATCCTGCGTTCTTCGCTGACTATCCTTGGCATCGTCATCGGTGTCGCTTCTGTCATCACGATGGTGACCATCGGGGCCGGCGCGACTACGAAGGTGACGGCCGATGTGGCGACCCTCGGCACCAACCTCGTTGAGGTGATGCCTGGACAGGGGCCGCGTCCAGGCGGCGCGAGAGAGAGCGCCGCCATGTTCAAGATCGAGGATGCCGAGGCCATCGCCCGGGAGGTCTCGGGGCTCCTGGCCGTGGCTCCCGTCGCCACCAGAACGATGCAGGCGATTTCGGGGAGCGCGAACTGGTCCACCACCGTCACCGGAAGCACCAATGCCTACCTCCAGACGCGGAATTGGTTGCTGGCCGGCGGGCACGAGTTCGCCGACAGCGACCTCCGGGCGGGCAGCGCCCAGTGCATCCTCGGGGCGACGGTGCGACGGGAGCTCTTCGGCAGCCAGGACCCGGTGGGTGCGACGATTCGCCTGCAGAAGCTGTCCTGCCAGGTGATCGGCGTCCTTGTGAAGAAGGGGCAGACGAGTTTCGGCATGGATCAGGACGACATGATCCTTGTTCCCTTGCGTATGCTGCAGCGGCGTATCGCGGGGAACACGGATGTCGGCGCGATCTCAGTTTCCGCGCGACATGGTGTGTCTACGGAAAAGGTTCAGCGGGA
Coding sequences:
- a CDS encoding ABC transporter permease, whose translation is MFWSIVLLALRAIRRNILRSSLTILGIVIGVASVITMVTIGAGATTKVTADVATLGTNLVEVMPGQGPRPGGARESAAMFKIEDAEAIAREVSGLLAVAPVATRTMQAISGSANWSTTVTGSTNAYLQTRNWLLAGGHEFADSDLRAGSAQCILGATVRRELFGSQDPVGATIRLQKLSCQVIGVLVKKGQTSFGMDQDDMILVPLRMLQRRIAGNTDVGAISVSARHGVSTEKVQRDIERLLRERRRITPGKDDDFHVLNMQQLVSMLAGTTRVLTALLGAVATVSLLVGGIGIMNIMLVSVTERTREIGIRLAIGALEREVLMQFLVEAVVLSSLGGLVGIGLGLAAAAAGAIVLEVPFIFNPGIVVVAFVFSATVGIVFGFFPARQAARLDPIQALRYE